The following proteins come from a genomic window of Maribacter sp. HTCC2170:
- a CDS encoding galactosamine-6-phosphate isomerase — MRVIKFDDISKMGQKATSMVIDEVTNNPQLLLCAATGSSPLPLYQRLGEESKKNTTLFKQIRILPLDEWIGLPSSDGTCDSFIHEHLLTPLKVSKERYFPFNPLAENLEAECLRIQAILKKQGPLDLCILGLGKNGHLGFNEPTKVLKPHCHIADLTTQSQQHTMILGSSKKPTQGITLGMQDILSSKRILLLVSGIGKEEAKEQLLSGRINSQWPASFLWKHDNVDCLVVR, encoded by the coding sequence GTGAGGGTCATTAAGTTTGATGATATAAGTAAAATGGGGCAGAAGGCAACGTCTATGGTTATAGATGAAGTAACAAATAACCCCCAGCTATTGCTATGTGCGGCAACCGGAAGTTCACCACTGCCATTGTATCAACGATTAGGGGAAGAGTCGAAAAAAAATACAACATTATTTAAACAGATACGGATTTTACCTTTGGATGAATGGATTGGACTGCCATCTTCTGATGGTACCTGCGATTCATTTATACACGAACATCTTTTAACGCCTTTAAAAGTTTCGAAAGAGCGCTACTTTCCTTTTAATCCTTTGGCAGAAAATCTTGAGGCGGAATGTTTGCGAATACAGGCGATACTGAAAAAACAAGGCCCATTGGACTTATGTATATTGGGTCTAGGTAAAAATGGACACCTCGGTTTTAATGAACCCACTAAAGTATTGAAACCCCACTGCCATATTGCTGATTTAACGACTCAATCGCAACAACATACAATGATTCTGGGTTCAAGTAAAAAACCTACACAAGGAATCACATTGGGCATGCAAGATATCCTCTCCTCAAAACGTATATTGTTATTAGTCTCAGGAATTGGTAAAGAAGAGGCAAAAGAACAGTTATTGTCTGGGCGCATTAACTCACAATGGCCTGCATCATTTCTCTGGAAGCATGACAATGTAGATTGTTTGGTGGTTCGTTAA